The Pseudomonadota bacterium genome window below encodes:
- a CDS encoding MarR family EPS-associated transcriptional regulator codes for MNEAQFKTLKELSVEGTVSQRDLSRKVGLSLGSINYIMKELIQKGYVKTQRFKNSSKKAAYIYVLTPQGINARVKQTQYFLQKKMEEYERLKMEIDELKKDTDEVGQVKADRKAKTEGDISL; via the coding sequence ATGAACGAAGCTCAGTTTAAGACTCTGAAAGAATTATCCGTAGAGGGTACGGTATCTCAACGTGACCTTTCCAGAAAGGTAGGGTTGAGTCTCGGCAGCATCAACTATATCATGAAGGAGCTTATTCAAAAAGGATATGTCAAAACCCAGCGCTTTAAAAACTCGAGTAAAAAAGCAGCTTATATATATGTTCTGACGCCTCAGGGGATAAATGCACGGGTCAAACAAACCCAGTATTTTCTTCAGAAAAAAATGGAAGAGTACGAAAGGTTAAAGATGGAGATAGATGAATTAAAAAAAGATACAGATGAAGTAGGACAGGTGAAGGCAGACCGGAAAGCTAAAACGGAAGGAGATATAAGCCTATGA
- a CDS encoding SDR family oxidoreductase — protein MKLLITGGAGYVGSVLTNTALKNDYEVRVIDSLFFDNKVPLIHLGNPNYEFFNIDITDSGKVRPYLKDIDFVIHTAAIVGEPASNKFPDLTEKTNFVATKELIRLAAEEGAKGFIFLSTCSNYGVVDGLASENTNLKPLSLYADTKVRVENLLMDNPGNIDWVVCRMSTIYGASPRMRFDLTVNDFALNAFMKKYLDIFLPYTYRPYIHVYDAARVIISMIGQFNKVCRNVFNVGFNTENYQKIRIAEIVKKFVPDLKIDVVDKGADLRDYQVDFTKLKEYLGLTNVFTVEDGVREVVKMLSSGIIENPYENIYYNTEPKFRSGGEDRA, from the coding sequence ATGAAATTGCTTATTACAGGGGGCGCCGGATATGTCGGGTCTGTGCTCACAAACACAGCGCTTAAAAATGACTACGAGGTAAGAGTTATTGACTCTTTATTTTTTGATAACAAGGTGCCCTTGATACATCTTGGTAATCCTAATTATGAATTTTTTAATATTGATATTACGGATTCAGGGAAAGTTAGGCCTTACTTGAAAGACATTGATTTTGTGATACACACTGCTGCAATAGTAGGAGAACCCGCAAGTAATAAATTCCCTGATTTGACGGAAAAAACAAATTTTGTAGCTACAAAAGAACTTATAAGGCTTGCAGCAGAAGAAGGGGCAAAAGGCTTTATCTTTCTTTCTACCTGCTCTAACTACGGGGTTGTTGATGGACTTGCAAGCGAGAACACAAATTTGAAGCCCCTTTCGCTCTATGCTGATACCAAGGTAAGAGTGGAAAATTTATTAATGGATAACCCAGGGAACATCGATTGGGTTGTATGTAGGATGTCCACTATCTATGGAGCATCGCCGAGAATGCGTTTTGACCTTACAGTCAACGATTTTGCATTGAATGCCTTTATGAAGAAATATCTCGATATCTTTTTACCTTATACATACAGACCTTATATACATGTTTATGATGCAGCAAGGGTAATTATCTCAATGATCGGGCAATTCAATAAGGTTTGTAGAAATGTTTTTAATGTTGGATTCAATACTGAAAACTACCAGAAGATTAGAATAGCTGAGATTGTGAAGAAGTTTGTTCCTGATCTGAAAATAGATGTAGTAGATAAAGGCGCTGATCTTAGAGATTACCAGGTTGATTTTACTAAGCTTAAAGAATATCTTGGTTTGACAAATGTTTTTACAGTGGAAGACGGAGTCAGGGAGGTCGTGAAAATGCTGTCTTCAGGAATCATAGAAAATCCATATGAAAACATATATTACAACACGGAACCTAAATTTAGGAGCGGTGGTGAAGATAGAGCTTGA
- a CDS encoding aminotransferase class V-fold PLP-dependent enzyme, protein MVKIELDAPNLGAIEKAYIEKVIDSNFVSTFGPFVPQFEDEIAIYLGAKRAVSTQSGTAALHVALYELGIKEGDEVIVPALTFVATVNPIVYVNAKPIFADVDIKTWNISPAEIERCISPRTKAIIPVHLYGNPCKMDEIMEIAEKYGLFVIEDATESLGAKYKGQYMGNAGDLGCLSFNGNKTITTGGGGMVVGNDEKRMEHIKFLVNQARDESRGYYHPEIGFNYRMTNLEAAMGLAQMERLGEFLAKKKMYNDIYREELGKLDFVRFQESYECAESSFWFTCITIEKKIDFNSLMDLLKKKNVPVRRVFMPITGFPPYIAGDEISLKNSDEIYEKGLCLPCSTLNSADDIYYACKAIKETIS, encoded by the coding sequence GTGGTGAAGATAGAGCTTGATGCACCAAATCTGGGTGCAATTGAAAAGGCATATATTGAAAAGGTCATAGATTCGAACTTTGTCTCTACCTTCGGTCCTTTTGTCCCGCAATTTGAAGATGAAATTGCCATATATCTTGGTGCTAAAAGGGCAGTGTCGACTCAGAGTGGAACCGCTGCTCTTCACGTAGCTTTATATGAATTGGGAATAAAAGAGGGGGACGAGGTTATTGTTCCAGCCCTTACCTTTGTTGCTACGGTGAATCCGATTGTTTACGTAAATGCAAAACCTATCTTTGCCGATGTGGATATAAAAACCTGGAATATTAGTCCTGCTGAAATTGAACGCTGCATATCGCCGAGGACAAAGGCAATTATTCCTGTCCATCTTTATGGAAACCCTTGTAAAATGGATGAGATAATGGAGATAGCCGAAAAATACGGGCTTTTTGTAATAGAGGATGCAACAGAGAGCCTTGGCGCTAAATACAAAGGCCAATATATGGGGAATGCAGGAGATCTTGGCTGTTTAAGCTTTAATGGCAATAAGACTATTACCACAGGCGGCGGCGGCATGGTTGTGGGAAATGATGAAAAGCGCATGGAGCACATCAAATTTCTTGTAAATCAGGCTCGTGATGAATCGAGGGGTTACTACCACCCGGAGATAGGGTTCAATTATAGAATGACGAATCTTGAAGCAGCTATGGGGCTGGCTCAGATGGAGAGGCTCGGCGAATTCCTTGCAAAGAAGAAGATGTACAACGATATATACCGTGAGGAATTGGGTAAACTTGATTTTGTCCGTTTTCAGGAGTCATATGAGTGTGCCGAAAGTTCATTCTGGTTTACCTGCATAACAATTGAGAAAAAGATTGATTTTAATTCCTTAATGGATTTATTAAAAAAGAAAAACGTGCCTGTTCGAAGGGTTTTTATGCCTATTACCGGTTTCCCGCCATATATTGCCGGAGATGAAATTTCCTTGAAAAACTCTGATGAAATATATGAAAAAGGTTTATGCCTGCCCTGTTCCACGTTGAATTCGGCTGATGATATCTATTATGCCTGCAAGGCAATAAAGGAGACTATTTCATAA